The Flammeovirga yaeyamensis genome segment ATTAAACCAGATTTATTTTTAATTCACTAATTAGAAAGTCAATTTCAGTAGATAACTCTTCAAACTCAAGTGGTAGTTTTTCAACTTGGTTTTCTTCTTTCGCCATTTTTTCCATCGAAAGAACTTTATCTTTAATTTTTTGTATCGCAATAAAATTGACAGATGATTTAAAACTATGCAAACTTTTATAGGCCGCTTTCCATTCTGCTCTATCAATTCCTTCTTTTATCTCTTTAAGTTGAATAGGAGCATCAATTAAAAAACGTTCCATCATTTCGGCAATAAAGGTTTTATCACCGCCTGAGAAAGTTTCTAGATAGGTTAAGTCAATTCTAGTTTTTTCCATTTGAACAAGATCTATTTCTACAGAATGTTAGTTTACTTTATTGGACAATTCTATTTCTTTCAGATATCGGTAAATTGTCACTTTTCCAATGTCTAACTTTTTTGCCACTTTTGCCACATTATCATCATATCGTTTTAAAAATCGCTGAATAATTTCAAAATTATATTCTTTAAGTGTCATTTCTTTTGACATCACCGATTCTAAATCTGACGAAGTAGAAAACTGAAGATCATCTGCTTGGATTTTATTTCCTTCGCACATTACTGCAGCTAATTCTATAATGGCCTTTAACTCACGGATATTTCCTGGATATTGATAGTCAAGCAATTTTTGCTTTGCTTCTGATGTTATCGTTACTTTTTCTAACTGATTTTGTGCTATAAATTGTTCTAATAGGTGTTTAGCTAAGAGAATTACATCATTCCCCCTTTCTCTTAGAGGAGGAAGGTAAATTGGCACTCCCATTAATCTGTAGAATAAATCTTCTCTGAATTTATTCGCCATCATTTCTTTTGATAAATCCCTATGCGTAGCTGTAATTATTCTTACATCTAATTTTACAATCTGATTCCCTCCAATTCGTACTACTTCCCTTTCTTGGATTACTCTTAGAAGCTTGGCTTGTAAGCTCATTTCCATTTCTCCAATTTCATCAAGAAAAATCGTCCCTCCATTGGCTTCCTCAAACTTTCCAATTCTTTTAGAGATTGCTCCGGTAAATGCTCCTTTTTCGTGACCAAATAACTCACTTTCTAGAAGCGATGTAGGAATAGCAGCAATATTGACGGCAACAAAAGGTTTCTTTGCTCTATTAGAATTATAATGAATTGCTTTTGCTACTACTTCTTTACCTGTTCCTGTCTCTCCTGTGATCGAAACATTAATGGCATTATCAGATGTTTTATGAAGAAGTTGAAACACTTTTTTCATTGGCAAACTGTTCCCTATAATAGAATTATCAAATTCATATTTATGAGAAAGCTCTTCCCTTAAATGTTCTACTTCTTCAATTAAAGATTCGTTTACTTTTATCTTATTGATAGCATTTAATAAACGCTCTCGAATGTCCTCATCTTTCGTGATGTAATCGTAAACTCCATATTTAAATAGTTTTACGGCTATTTTCACATCCGTCTGTCCTGAGATAACAATCACAGGAACATTAGGCATTCGCATAGAAATTTTTTGGATCACCTCTTCTCCTGTCATATCAGGCAAAGAGTAATCGACGGTAATTAAAGTAGGTTTTTGGTCCAAAGAGTTTAATAAATCCCTTCCTTTCTCAAACATTACCACTTCATGTTCATCATCCATGCTTAATATATAATTCAGCATTTTTGAGAACACTGCATTGTCCTCCAAAGCAAATATTTTAAACCTTTTGGATGTACTCATAGACCCTTTTTATTCACAATGTTTTTGTATTTCAGTAGCAGCATATGGATAACCAAAAACTTCCGCAGAAGCTAATAAGTCACACACT includes the following:
- a CDS encoding Hpt domain-containing protein, coding for MEKTRIDLTYLETFSGGDKTFIAEMMERFLIDAPIQLKEIKEGIDRAEWKAAYKSLHSFKSSVNFIAIQKIKDKVLSMEKMAKEENQVEKLPLEFEELSTEIDFLISELKINLV
- a CDS encoding sigma-54-dependent transcriptional regulator, whose product is MSTSKRFKIFALEDNAVFSKMLNYILSMDDEHEVVMFEKGRDLLNSLDQKPTLITVDYSLPDMTGEEVIQKISMRMPNVPVIVISGQTDVKIAVKLFKYGVYDYITKDEDIRERLLNAINKIKVNESLIEEVEHLREELSHKYEFDNSIIGNSLPMKKVFQLLHKTSDNAINVSITGETGTGKEVVAKAIHYNSNRAKKPFVAVNIAAIPTSLLESELFGHEKGAFTGAISKRIGKFEEANGGTIFLDEIGEMEMSLQAKLLRVIQEREVVRIGGNQIVKLDVRIITATHRDLSKEMMANKFREDLFYRLMGVPIYLPPLRERGNDVILLAKHLLEQFIAQNQLEKVTITSEAKQKLLDYQYPGNIRELKAIIELAAVMCEGNKIQADDLQFSTSSDLESVMSKEMTLKEYNFEIIQRFLKRYDDNVAKVAKKLDIGKVTIYRYLKEIELSNKVN